The genomic interval TCCCGACCGCTCCTCAGGTAGCTGAAGCCGGCGCCGAGACGGCCGGGCGGGGCCGGGTGGCACCCACGTACCGAACGCCGACGGTCGCCATGTAGGCGATCCAGGCGAGAACCTCGAGCAGCGACGGGTTCGCGTTGTACCCCACGAGCGCCTTCAAAAACGAGCCCAGCGCGCTCTTCTCGTTGATGAGCCAGTTGATGTCCCACACGTGCTCGACGAACGTGGGCAGCACGCCGGCTTCCTGCAGCTCGTGGACGCCGGCCGCAAGGAGCCCCGCCGCCACCACGATGAGCACGAGGCCCGTGTAGAAGAAGAACTGGCGCAGGTCGAGTCTCACCGACGCCCGGAACGTCAGGTAGGCCAGCAAGACCGCGGCCGCCACGCCCAGCAGCGCCCCTGCGGCTGCGCCCGCGCTCGGCTGCGCGAGGAAGACCGCGCTCAGGAACAGCACACTCTCGACGCCTTCCCGCAGCACGGCCACGAACGCGATGGTCGAAAGCCCCAGGAGCTGGCCGGCCGACAGCGCGTGCTCGACCTGATGCTCCAGGCGGCCTTTCAGATGGCGGGCCTGCGCCTGCATCCAGAGGATCATGGAGGTGAGCACGGCAACTGCCGCCAGCATCACGGCGCCTTCGAAGATCCCCTCGGCGCGCCCCTCCAGGCCGCCGAAAAGCCAGGAGAAGAGTGCAGCCAGAAGCAAGCTGGCAGCCACCGCCGCCGTTACTCCGGCCCAGACGTGGCGGGCATGGCGTGCCCGCCCGATCTTGCGAAGGTATCCGAGCAGGATCGCGACGATGAGAGCCGCTTCAATGCCCTCGCGAAGCATGATAAGTGCGGCTGCGGCCACGGCTGATATACTCCCTCGTCCGGATGGGGCCGAATTGAAGGGGCATACGGATTTCCGGGGGGAGTATAACCCCACTTACTTAATCACGTCAACTATGAACCTCGGAAAGCAATTCTCCGTAGCGCCCGGTTTTGTGTTGAACATGATTCTCAGTCGCAAGACATTTATCGCGGGGGCAGGAGCGAGAGGGGGTTGACGGGGCGGTCGTTTTGCTTGACCCGGAAGTCCAGGTGCGGCCCCGTGGAACGGCCGGTGGAGCCCGACCAGGCGATCACCTCGCCGCGCTTTACCTGCTGGCCCACCTGCACCCGGATGCGCTTGAGGTGACCGTACAGCGTCTGAAGGTCCCCGCCATGGGCAATGACGACGCCGTAACCGAACCCGCCCATCCACCCCGCCTGCACGACCACGCCCGAGGCCGCGGCCCTCACGGGCGTCCCGACGGGGACGGCGATGTCGAGCCCCTCGTGGAACTCCTGCTCGTTTCGGTCAAAGGGGCTGTGGCGCCACCCGTAGCCCGAGGTGATGGGGCCCGTCACCGGCCAGCTGAGCCGCGTGCCTTCCTGGGGCTGCGGCGAGCGCGCCGGCAGCCAGAGCATCTGGCCGGGGGTGAGGCTGCGCGGGTCCAGGATGGCGTTGGCGCGCTGCAGATCCTCCTGGGAGACCTTGAAGCGCCTCGCCACGGACCACAGCGTGTCGCCGCGCCGGACCCGGTAACGGCCCCACTCGGTGATGGTCCCGCCAATGCCGGCCCGGGGTACGAGCAATCTCTGCCCCGCCCGGATGGTCGTTCCGGTCAGGCCGTTCAGCGAGCGCAAGGTTTGCACGGTCGTGCCATACAGGCTGGCGATGCCGCCCAGCGTGTCGCCCGGCTTCACCGGGTACCACCAGGTGCCGCTGA from Bacillota bacterium carries:
- a CDS encoding peptidoglycan DD-metalloendopeptidase family protein — translated: MAVAAVVAGLMVGFVLLGPRVTAPPASASAPAVLSIRSHEYPEWVRRVVASPPRSGQKGTAVLAVQRLLLSLGYDLTLDGVYGPRTTRALQQFQQQSKLSPTGQANRATVEHLVSGTWWYPVKPGDTLGGIASLYGTTVQTLRSLNGLTGTTIRAGQRLLVPRAGIGGTITEWGRYRVRRGDTLWSVARRFKVSQEDLQRANAILDPRSLTPGQMLWLPARSPQPQEGTRLSWPVTGPITSGYGWRHSPFDRNEQEFHEGLDIAVPVGTPVRAAASGVVVQAGWMGGFGYGVVIAHGGDLQTLYGHLKRIRVQVGQQVKRGEVIAWSGSTGRSTGPHLDFRVKQNDRPVNPLSLLPPR
- the efeU gene encoding iron uptake transporter permease EfeU — its product is MAAAALIMLREGIEAALIVAILLGYLRKIGRARHARHVWAGVTAAVAASLLLAALFSWLFGGLEGRAEGIFEGAVMLAAVAVLTSMILWMQAQARHLKGRLEHQVEHALSAGQLLGLSTIAFVAVLREGVESVLFLSAVFLAQPSAGAAAGALLGVAAAVLLAYLTFRASVRLDLRQFFFYTGLVLIVVAAGLLAAGVHELQEAGVLPTFVEHVWDINWLINEKSALGSFLKALVGYNANPSLLEVLAWIAYMATVGVRYVGATRPRPAVSAPASAT